From a region of the uncultured Desulfatiglans sp. genome:
- a CDS encoding hypothetical protein (Evidence 5 : Unknown function), which produces MVPDRKHGRYAGASPHGAFRPKAASQLSFHPEMVFLANLGANLHVCLCGDLQVAFTQTLDCLDIVQTGTRRQAVGPGTRSV; this is translated from the coding sequence TTGGTTCCCGATCGAAAACATGGTCGTTATGCCGGTGCATCTCCGCATGGAGCCTTTAGACCGAAGGCGGCTTCTCAGCTCAGTTTTCATCCGGAAATGGTCTTTTTGGCCAATCTCGGCGCCAATCTGCACGTTTGCTTGTGCGGCGATCTGCAGGTCGCTTTCACGCAAACGCTTGATTGCCTTGATATTGTGCAAACCGGGACCCGCCGCCAAGCGGTGGGACCGGGCACGCGCAGCGTGTAA
- a CDS encoding conserved hypothetical protein (Evidence 4 : Unknown function but conserved in other organisms) yields the protein MPKGKPKLKGHVINRDWCKGCGICVHFCPKHVLELDDQDKACAVRPEDCICCRMCEMRCPDLALTVETMPEEERS from the coding sequence ATGCCGAAAGGGAAGCCGAAACTGAAAGGGCACGTCATCAACCGGGACTGGTGCAAGGGCTGCGGGATCTGCGTGCACTTCTGCCCGAAGCACGTCCTGGAGCTGGACGACCAGGACAAGGCCTGCGCCGTGCGGCCGGAGGACTGCATCTGCTGCAGGATGTGCGAGATGCGGTGCCCGGACCTGGCGTTGACGGTCGAGACCATGCCGGAAGAGGAGCGGAGCTGA
- the korA gene encoding 2-oxoglutarate synthase subunit KorA codes for MEGSIRFVQGNEACVEAALYAGVEFFAGYPITPSTEIAEHMSYRLPQRGGKFIQMEDEIASICAIIGASLTGHKVMTATSGPGFSLMQEGLGYAIMTEIPCVIVDVQRGGPSTGLPTGPSQGDVYQARWGVHGDHAIIALTASNHQDVFEMTVHAFNMAETYRTPVILLFDEVIGHLREGLVIPEEGAIPVLQRLRTSVKAGVDFHPYLPREDGRIPMSDFGGEHRYNVTGLFHDMWGFPSDNPGVVHGLLRHLKDKIVHNVEAITRYREYQLEDAETVLISYGCSARSALHVVENRRARGERLGLLELQSLWPFPYGLVEEKCAAAKHIVVVEMNMGQIVRAVKRAVSDPQRVALANRIDGQIINPTDIRNILRVIQGKGV; via the coding sequence ATGGAAGGGTCGATTCGATTCGTTCAGGGAAACGAGGCCTGCGTAGAGGCGGCGCTTTATGCGGGGGTGGAATTCTTCGCCGGGTATCCGATCACCCCTTCGACGGAGATCGCCGAACACATGTCCTACCGCCTCCCGCAGCGTGGAGGCAAATTCATCCAGATGGAGGACGAAATCGCCTCCATCTGCGCCATCATCGGGGCCTCGCTGACAGGGCACAAGGTGATGACCGCCACGAGCGGCCCCGGGTTTTCCCTCATGCAGGAGGGTCTCGGCTATGCCATCATGACGGAGATCCCCTGCGTCATTGTGGATGTGCAGCGCGGAGGACCGTCCACCGGACTACCGACGGGGCCGAGCCAGGGGGACGTCTACCAAGCGCGATGGGGGGTCCATGGGGATCACGCCATCATCGCGCTCACCGCGTCGAACCATCAGGACGTCTTCGAGATGACGGTCCATGCCTTCAACATGGCCGAGACCTACCGGACGCCGGTGATCCTCCTCTTCGACGAGGTCATCGGCCATCTCCGGGAGGGCCTCGTCATCCCGGAGGAAGGCGCCATCCCGGTGCTGCAGCGCCTGCGGACCTCAGTCAAGGCCGGCGTGGATTTCCACCCCTACCTGCCGAGGGAAGACGGACGGATCCCGATGTCCGATTTCGGCGGGGAGCACCGCTACAATGTCACCGGGCTCTTCCATGACATGTGGGGCTTCCCCTCCGACAACCCGGGTGTCGTCCACGGACTGCTCCGCCACCTGAAGGACAAGATCGTGCACAACGTCGAGGCGATCACGCGGTACCGGGAATACCAGCTGGAGGATGCCGAAACGGTCTTGATCTCCTACGGATGCTCGGCCCGCTCCGCCCTGCATGTCGTCGAAAACCGCAGGGCCAGGGGCGAGCGGCTGGGCCTCCTCGAGCTGCAATCCTTGTGGCCCTTCCCCTACGGCCTGGTGGAGGAAAAATGCGCGGCGGCCAAGCACATCGTGGTCGTCGAGATGAACATGGGCCAGATCGTCCGAGCCGTCAAACGGGCCGTCTCCGACCCCCAGCGGGTCGCCCTGGCCAACCGCATCGACGGGCAGATCATCAACCCGACCGATATCCGCAACATCCTCCGGGTCATCCAGGGAAAGGGGGTTTGA
- the korB gene encoding 2-oxoglutarate synthase subunit KorB — protein MPKINDYIRERFFPHIWCPGCGHGIVLRGLITAVMEIGWNKNSIVMVSGIGCSSRISGYVDFHSLHTLHGRALAFATGVKITKPELNVIVPMGDGDALAIGGNHFIHAARRNIEMTAIVMNNRIYGMTGGQYSPLSGYGNKATTAPYGNIDHDFDVVTLSKAAGASFVARTTTFHVTQMIDILKQAFTHPGFSVVEIMSQCPTYFGRKNQMGDAADMMEWFKDNTTPIGSEAKQRNPALIERGIFVQEQKPEYCREYDGLVQKAMKGGA, from the coding sequence ATGCCGAAAATCAACGATTACATCCGGGAACGCTTTTTTCCCCACATCTGGTGCCCCGGCTGCGGCCATGGGATCGTCCTGAGGGGGCTCATCACCGCCGTCATGGAGATCGGCTGGAACAAGAACAGCATCGTCATGGTCTCCGGAATCGGCTGCTCCTCCCGCATCTCCGGCTACGTCGATTTCCACTCCCTGCACACCCTTCATGGCCGGGCGCTCGCCTTCGCCACCGGGGTGAAGATCACCAAGCCGGAGCTGAACGTCATCGTCCCCATGGGGGACGGGGACGCCCTGGCCATCGGCGGGAACCACTTCATCCACGCCGCCCGGCGCAACATCGAGATGACCGCCATCGTGATGAACAACCGAATCTATGGCATGACGGGCGGCCAATACTCGCCCCTGTCCGGTTACGGCAACAAGGCCACCACGGCACCGTACGGAAATATCGACCACGACTTCGACGTCGTCACCCTCTCGAAAGCGGCCGGCGCGTCCTTCGTCGCGCGCACCACCACTTTCCACGTGACCCAGATGATCGACATCCTCAAACAGGCCTTCACGCACCCGGGATTCTCCGTGGTCGAGATCATGAGCCAGTGCCCGACCTATTTCGGGCGCAAGAACCAGATGGGTGACGCAGCCGACATGATGGAGTGGTTCAAGGACAACACAACGCCCATCGGCTCAGAGGCCAAGCAGCGGAACCCGGCCCTCATCGAACGGGGCATCTTCGTTCAGGAGCAGAAACCCGAATACTGCCGCGAATACGACGGGCTCGTCCAAAAGGCGATGAAAGGGGGTGCCTGA
- the korC gene encoding 2-oxoglutarate synthase subunit KorC, translating to MERCRLVFSGSGGQGVITAAIILAEAAVLHEGLVATQSQSYGPEARGGATRSDVIISDSPIRFPKANQPNVLVCLTQEAYNKFFGIIRPGGILLTDPRYVKPEGRVDARLIQLPLYHEVMDRIGKPIVYNICMLGAVVELTGVVRPESVQKVLQNRIPPGVLDINLEAFALGCGIAAPFAAH from the coding sequence ATGGAACGATGCAGACTGGTCTTTTCGGGGTCCGGCGGCCAGGGGGTCATCACGGCGGCCATCATCCTCGCCGAGGCGGCGGTGCTCCACGAGGGCCTCGTCGCCACCCAGTCCCAATCCTACGGCCCCGAGGCCCGGGGCGGCGCCACCCGCTCGGACGTGATCATCTCGGACTCGCCCATCCGCTTTCCGAAGGCCAACCAGCCGAACGTGCTGGTTTGCCTGACGCAGGAGGCCTACAACAAGTTCTTCGGCATCATCCGCCCGGGGGGCATCCTGCTCACGGACCCGCGCTACGTGAAGCCGGAGGGCAGGGTCGACGCCCGGCTCATCCAACTGCCCCTGTACCACGAGGTCATGGACCGGATCGGCAAGCCGATCGTCTACAATATCTGCATGCTCGGCGCAGTGGTGGAACTGACCGGGGTGGTGCGGCCGGAATCGGTCCAGAAGGTGCTGCAGAACAGGATCCCGCCGGGCGTCCTCGACATCAACCTGGAGGCCTTCGCCCTCGGCTGCGGGATCGCAGCCCCGTTCGCCGCTCATTGA
- the kipA gene encoding KipI antagonist, with product MTIVFEVIAPGPLTTVQDAGRGRFLHMGVPLSGALDPFAYRVANRLVGNPAAAAALEMTFAGPHLQVLDEVDLAVTGADMAWTVNGTPAPCWRTVRVGRGDVVRIGQARSGCRGYLAVTGGIDVPVVLGSRSTCLNGRLGGTEGRPLRKGDRIARGAGELLKRARRLPDPPVYGRTVRLRAVPGPQDECFQGSLDLFFEAVFQVTPQTDRMGCRMHGPPIRRDEGAPQSIVSEPSLPGNVQVPPDGRPIVLLVEQTMGGYTKIATVISPDLSRIAQARPGDTVRFDRVTIEEAHAACREAVRRLTGIDALLTSPVSCLERLGLPF from the coding sequence ATGACGATCGTCTTCGAGGTCATCGCCCCCGGCCCCCTGACCACGGTCCAGGATGCTGGCCGGGGCCGCTTCCTGCACATGGGGGTCCCGCTCTCGGGGGCGCTCGACCCCTTCGCCTATCGGGTGGCGAACCGGCTCGTGGGCAACCCGGCAGCAGCTGCGGCCCTCGAAATGACGTTTGCGGGTCCACACCTCCAGGTGCTAGACGAGGTCGATCTTGCGGTGACCGGCGCCGACATGGCGTGGACCGTGAACGGGACCCCCGCCCCGTGCTGGCGCACCGTGAGGGTCGGCAGGGGGGACGTGGTGCGGATTGGACAGGCTCGGAGCGGCTGCCGCGGCTATCTGGCGGTGACCGGCGGGATCGATGTGCCGGTGGTCCTGGGCAGCCGGTCCACCTGTTTGAACGGCCGGCTGGGTGGCACCGAAGGAAGACCTCTCCGAAAAGGCGATCGGATCGCGCGGGGCGCGGGAGAGCTGCTGAAGCGGGCGCGCAGGTTACCGGACCCGCCGGTCTACGGGCGTACGGTCAGGCTTCGGGCGGTGCCGGGGCCCCAAGACGAATGTTTCCAAGGGTCCCTGGATCTCTTTTTCGAGGCGGTCTTCCAGGTCACCCCGCAGACCGACAGGATGGGATGCCGGATGCACGGCCCGCCGATCCGGCGCGATGAGGGGGCCCCGCAGAGCATCGTCTCGGAGCCGTCCCTGCCGGGCAACGTGCAGGTGCCGCCGGACGGCCGTCCCATCGTGCTGCTGGTGGAGCAGACGATGGGGGGTTACACGAAGATCGCCACGGTGATCTCGCCGGACCTTTCCCGGATTGCGCAGGCAAGGCCGGGGGACACCGTCCGGTTCGACCGGGTGACGATCGAAGAAGCCCACGCGGCCTGCAGGGAAGCAGTCCGCAGACTGACCGGGATCGACGCCCTCCTGACCTCCCCCGTCAGCTGCCTGGAGCGTCTCGGACTTCCTTTTTGA
- the ybgJ gene encoding putative hydrolase subunit (Evidence 3 : Putative function from multiple computational evidences; Product type e : enzyme), with translation MVGVLYETAQFRVSGDRGLLVEYGDGVDLSVNAKVRRMTALLQASLPDGVEAVIPAYRSLCILYDPCKSGPAVLKRHVLELEKLPDFAADETARTVKIPVCYGGVFGPDIAFVAAGHGLSEDEVILLHTARSYPIYAIGFAPGFCYLGGLDDRLHTPRLETPRTRVPAGSIGIAGDQTGAYPLEMPGGWRIIGRTPLRLFAPERTDPFVYRAGDRIRFFPISQEEFEAIAGGEQR, from the coding sequence ATGGTTGGCGTGCTCTATGAGACGGCCCAGTTCAGGGTCAGCGGCGATCGCGGGCTTCTGGTCGAGTACGGGGACGGGGTGGACCTCTCCGTGAATGCGAAGGTCCGCAGGATGACCGCGCTGCTTCAAGCATCCTTGCCCGACGGTGTCGAAGCCGTCATCCCCGCCTACCGCTCCCTCTGCATCCTGTACGACCCTTGCAAAAGCGGGCCGGCCGTCTTGAAGCGGCACGTCCTGGAGCTCGAAAAATTGCCGGATTTTGCGGCGGATGAGACAGCTCGGACCGTGAAAATCCCGGTTTGCTACGGGGGCGTGTTCGGTCCGGATATCGCTTTTGTCGCCGCTGGTCACGGCCTCTCGGAGGACGAGGTCATCCTCCTTCACACCGCTCGATCCTATCCCATCTATGCCATCGGGTTTGCGCCCGGATTCTGCTACCTGGGGGGACTGGACGATCGGTTGCACACCCCGAGGCTCGAGACCCCGCGCACGCGGGTCCCGGCCGGATCGATCGGGATCGCCGGGGACCAGACGGGCGCCTACCCGCTCGAGATGCCCGGAGGCTGGCGGATCATTGGACGCACGCCTCTGAGGCTTTTCGCCCCGGAACGTACGGATCCCTTCGTCTACCGTGCCGGCGATCGGATCCGGTTTTTCCCCATCTCGCAGGAGGAATTCGAGGCGATCGCGGGGGGTGAACAGAGATGA
- a CDS encoding conserved hypothetical protein (Evidence 4 : Unknown function but conserved in other organisms), translating to MAMTDKIDINCDMGESFGAYTLGMDADVMCYITSANIACGFHAGDPGVMNRTIQLARRHRVGIGAHPGFPDLLGFGRRNMDCSLDEIRDYVIYQVGAMEAFCRLYGMRLQHVKPHGGLYNMAAGNLDILRVLAGAVAALDREVLMVAPAGGRAEAMARIGHEEGVRVVFEAFPDRAYTPEGALVSRRLPGAVILDPQEVLDRALTLVKEGRVAAFDGSTVAMEAQTLCVHGDNPAAAEMVAGIRRGLESEGIEVAAMAEWV from the coding sequence ATGGCGATGACCGACAAGATCGACATCAACTGTGATATGGGGGAAAGCTTCGGGGCCTATACCCTCGGGATGGACGCCGATGTCATGTGCTACATCACCTCCGCCAACATCGCCTGCGGTTTCCACGCGGGCGATCCGGGCGTCATGAACCGGACGATCCAGCTGGCCCGGCGCCACCGCGTCGGGATAGGTGCCCATCCGGGGTTCCCGGATCTGCTCGGCTTCGGTCGCCGGAACATGGATTGCAGCCTGGATGAGATCAGAGACTACGTGATCTATCAGGTTGGCGCGATGGAGGCGTTTTGCCGTCTGTACGGCATGCGTCTCCAGCATGTGAAACCGCACGGGGGGCTCTACAACATGGCGGCGGGAAATCTCGACATCCTGCGGGTCTTGGCGGGGGCCGTCGCCGCCCTGGATAGGGAGGTTCTGATGGTGGCCCCGGCCGGCGGGCGTGCCGAGGCGATGGCGCGCATCGGGCACGAGGAAGGGGTCCGGGTGGTTTTCGAGGCCTTTCCCGACCGGGCTTACACCCCGGAAGGCGCGCTGGTTTCGAGGCGGTTGCCCGGGGCTGTCATCCTCGATCCGCAGGAGGTGCTTGACCGGGCCCTCACCCTGGTCAAGGAGGGCAGGGTCGCGGCGTTCGACGGGAGCACCGTTGCGATGGAGGCTCAAACGCTTTGCGTGCACGGCGACAATCCGGCCGCTGCGGAGATGGTTGCGGGCATTCGCAGGGGGCTCGAGTCGGAGGGGATCGAGGTGGCTGCCATGGCGGAGTGGGTTTGA
- a CDS encoding putative AsmA family protein (Evidence 3 : Putative function from multiple computational evidences): protein MNQISAQALTGNREGLQGGAGKGGGSMRWKWLLGIFAALIVLLVVAVYIFAATYDYDRLRPRIVQAVKKSTGRDLLIEKPLAVEVGFSPVIVLEEVRFGDFGEDSEAGLLRVKRCEIQIALLPLLKDVLEVKRLQLVEPQFHVDRSSPPGPRAPGGAGPGTGSDSGPVSTTEEGAGQPARSDGAVERGAQRFPAFGFKDVEVVDGVVVYRSGPEGAVHTLRLERFEARSGGMDANIDLEASGDYEGHRFELKGRTGGLPALTDPKRPWDVRLEGLFGGAAISIEGEMEDVFHIRGGRFTVSFHGEALESLPFVGSPGMTGWPGPFEGRFEIGDVAEGRYRISGLHMRLAENTLEGELELDTNGPIPSIEGALSSERLDLRPFISKREADASKPGAGASGSRDAAGGGRVFSSEAIRIPIPSWLILDLNCAFKNVFMPKWAFTYLGAQVQLSDGRLRIEDLKADTEAGSVTGRFHFKAAERGIVLDALCKVTKLDVSRMLKKLGEKPSLEGELDADLDLQGQGASFAEIMAGLDGKVSLVMGAGRIDSSGVDFWGADVVQSLMQVVDPARRPRSTTDFNCLVAGFLVTGGLARSTALVLDTDVTSLVGEGQVNLRYETLDLEFALIPKSGLSVPGLGKVGITIGQLTRPFKVGGTLKKPAVRFDVHETAWVVGKAVGGSLLFGPAGIAAALATGAAGSENPCLAAVRAAEAGVPVREDAGTPKELIDGMVDQAGKLLDRLLGR from the coding sequence ATGAACCAGATCTCCGCGCAAGCCCTGACCGGGAATCGGGAGGGTCTGCAGGGCGGAGCCGGAAAAGGAGGAGGTTCGATGCGTTGGAAATGGTTGCTGGGCATTTTCGCGGCGCTGATCGTCCTGCTTGTCGTCGCTGTCTATATCTTTGCCGCGACGTACGACTACGATCGGCTCAGGCCCAGGATCGTCCAGGCCGTCAAGAAATCGACCGGCAGGGACCTTCTGATCGAAAAGCCGCTGGCGGTCGAGGTCGGTTTTTCACCCGTCATCGTCCTCGAGGAGGTGCGTTTCGGTGATTTTGGCGAAGATTCCGAAGCGGGCCTGCTGAGGGTCAAGCGCTGCGAGATCCAGATCGCCTTGCTGCCTCTGCTGAAGGATGTCCTGGAGGTCAAACGCCTCCAGTTGGTCGAGCCGCAGTTCCATGTCGATAGAAGCTCGCCCCCTGGGCCTCGAGCGCCAGGCGGCGCCGGACCCGGGACCGGCAGCGATTCAGGTCCTGTAAGTACGACGGAGGAGGGGGCCGGTCAGCCGGCCCGGTCGGATGGCGCCGTCGAGCGGGGTGCTCAGCGGTTTCCGGCCTTTGGATTCAAGGATGTCGAAGTGGTTGACGGGGTTGTCGTTTACCGGAGCGGGCCCGAGGGCGCCGTGCACACCCTTCGGCTGGAGCGTTTCGAGGCGCGGAGCGGTGGCATGGACGCCAACATCGACCTGGAAGCGAGTGGAGACTATGAAGGACATCGTTTCGAGCTCAAGGGCCGCACGGGGGGGCTGCCGGCCCTGACAGATCCGAAGAGGCCTTGGGATGTTCGTCTGGAGGGGCTTTTCGGCGGGGCCGCGATCTCGATCGAGGGGGAGATGGAGGATGTATTCCATATCCGCGGGGGGCGGTTCACGGTCTCCTTCCACGGTGAGGCCCTCGAGTCGCTGCCGTTTGTCGGGTCTCCGGGGATGACCGGTTGGCCGGGACCGTTCGAAGGGCGTTTCGAGATCGGTGATGTTGCGGAGGGCCGGTATCGAATCTCGGGCCTGCATATGAGGCTCGCGGAGAATACGCTCGAGGGCGAACTGGAGCTCGATACGAACGGGCCCATCCCGTCCATCGAAGGGGCGCTGTCGTCGGAGCGTTTGGATCTGAGGCCTTTTATCTCGAAAAGGGAGGCGGACGCCTCGAAGCCCGGGGCGGGGGCTTCCGGGAGCCGAGATGCAGCCGGCGGCGGGCGCGTCTTTTCCTCGGAGGCGATCCGGATCCCCATCCCGTCCTGGCTGATCCTGGATCTGAACTGCGCCTTCAAGAACGTGTTCATGCCCAAGTGGGCGTTTACGTATCTGGGTGCGCAGGTCCAGCTCTCGGACGGGCGTCTCCGGATCGAAGACCTGAAGGCGGATACGGAAGCGGGCTCGGTTACCGGCCGGTTCCATTTCAAGGCTGCGGAGCGCGGGATTGTGCTTGACGCGCTGTGCAAGGTCACGAAGCTCGATGTGTCGCGGATGCTCAAGAAGTTGGGGGAGAAGCCGTCACTGGAGGGCGAACTCGACGCGGACCTCGATCTGCAGGGCCAGGGCGCGTCGTTTGCCGAGATCATGGCGGGCCTCGATGGGAAGGTCTCCCTGGTGATGGGCGCAGGGCGGATCGATTCGTCAGGCGTCGACTTCTGGGGGGCCGATGTCGTTCAGAGCCTCATGCAGGTGGTGGATCCGGCCCGAAGGCCCCGATCCACCACGGACTTCAACTGCCTGGTGGCAGGGTTTCTCGTGACAGGGGGGCTCGCGCGCAGCACCGCGCTGGTCCTGGATACGGATGTCACGAGCCTCGTAGGGGAGGGGCAGGTGAATCTGCGCTATGAAACCCTTGATCTCGAGTTCGCCCTCATACCGAAATCGGGCCTCTCGGTGCCCGGCCTCGGCAAAGTGGGGATCACCATCGGGCAACTGACCCGGCCGTTCAAGGTGGGCGGCACCCTGAAGAAGCCCGCCGTCCGTTTCGATGTTCATGAAACGGCCTGGGTGGTGGGAAAGGCCGTTGGCGGCTCGCTCCTTTTCGGGCCGGCCGGGATTGCCGCCGCTCTGGCCACCGGCGCCGCCGGCTCCGAAAACCCGTGTCTGGCGGCCGTGCGGGCGGCGGAAGCTGGGGTGCCGGTCAGGGAAGATGCCGGCACGCCGAAAGAACTCATCGACGGGATGGTCGATCAGGCAGGGAAACTGCTTGATCGCCTGTTGGGCAGATGA
- a CDS encoding conserved hypothetical protein (Evidence 4 : Unknown function but conserved in other organisms): MTANTIPLRVQLREGRENGEARLDMIREEPLSIRVQGQPYAVVMRTPGDEQEHAAGFCLAEGILDRPADIETLASCEGEQTNVVTLTVTPSRLRIIRPILERRGFLSQSSCGICGKELIQDLSQVVHVLPDGPKLDLQKARSCLDTLKDHQTLYRLTRAAHAAALYDASFERLAMAEDVGRHNALDKAIGKLFLQGTLDRAKLLVLSSRISYELVQKAARGGIPFILAASRPTALAVDLARSLNMTLASPSRESGIYIYCGSGRVLPSDAP; the protein is encoded by the coding sequence TTGACTGCAAACACGATTCCGCTGAGGGTACAGCTGCGGGAAGGAAGAGAAAACGGGGAAGCACGGTTGGACATGATCCGGGAAGAACCGCTGTCCATCCGGGTCCAGGGCCAGCCTTACGCCGTCGTCATGCGGACACCGGGGGACGAACAAGAGCACGCCGCCGGCTTCTGCCTCGCCGAGGGCATTCTGGACCGGCCGGCTGACATCGAAACCCTCGCCTCCTGTGAAGGGGAGCAGACCAACGTGGTAACCCTGACCGTCACCCCTTCACGGCTGCGGATCATCAGGCCCATCCTCGAACGCCGGGGCTTCCTCAGCCAGTCGAGCTGCGGCATCTGCGGGAAAGAGCTCATCCAGGACCTCTCCCAGGTGGTGCACGTCCTCCCGGACGGACCGAAGCTCGACCTTCAAAAGGCCCGCAGCTGTCTCGACACCCTGAAGGACCACCAGACCCTTTATCGGCTGACGCGCGCCGCCCACGCCGCCGCCCTTTACGACGCATCCTTCGAGCGTTTGGCCATGGCCGAGGATGTCGGGCGCCACAACGCCCTGGACAAGGCGATCGGAAAACTGTTTTTGCAGGGGACCCTCGATCGAGCCAAGCTTCTGGTGCTCTCCTCCCGCATCAGCTACGAACTGGTCCAGAAGGCGGCCCGGGGCGGCATCCCTTTCATCCTGGCGGCCTCCCGGCCGACGGCCCTGGCCGTCGATCTGGCCCGGTCCCTCAACATGACCCTGGCCTCGCCGTCGCGTGAATCCGGTATCTATATCTATTGCGGCTCCGGTCGTGTGTTGCCAAGCGACGCACCCTGA
- a CDS encoding hypothetical protein (Evidence 5 : Unknown function) yields the protein MCCQATHPDYFQAWSERKGHNPQKAFIPQDSRHAWRVIKKGARRRPFFMTGPISLCLF from the coding sequence GTGTGTTGCCAAGCGACGCACCCTGATTACTTCCAGGCCTGGTCGGAGCGGAAGGGACACAACCCGCAGAAGGCCTTCATCCCGCAAGATTCACGCCATGCCTGGCGCGTCATAAAAAAAGGCGCCCGAAGGCGCCCTTTTTTTATGACGGGTCCTATTTCTCTTTGCCTTTTCTGA
- a CDS encoding Coenzyme F420-reducing hydrogenase, delta subunit: protein MCSGRVDLEFVLRAFSNGQDGVFIGGCHLGECNYITHGNYHTLSMVLLCKRIMEHIGLNPERLRIKFMSAGDGIPFAEYMTDFSRTIKELGPIGEGEGLDPAQLKEKLDAVRKLIPYIKVVKREKLEHRLTNKAEYEGFYTREEIEELFRDVASYYIDPEKCQACMTCFRRCPAEAIIGGKNLIHVIDQDKCIKCGTCYEVCPPRFGAVQKLVGEPVPPPIPEEKRKIVRKGKEK, encoded by the coding sequence ATGTGCTCGGGCAGGGTGGATCTGGAGTTTGTGCTCAGGGCCTTCTCGAACGGACAGGACGGAGTGTTCATAGGCGGCTGTCATTTAGGCGAATGCAACTACATCACGCACGGGAACTACCATACGCTGAGCATGGTGCTGCTGTGCAAACGGATCATGGAGCACATCGGGCTGAATCCGGAGCGGCTGCGGATCAAGTTCATGTCGGCCGGGGACGGAATCCCCTTTGCGGAGTACATGACGGATTTCAGCCGGACGATCAAGGAGCTGGGCCCGATCGGCGAAGGGGAGGGCCTGGACCCTGCGCAGCTGAAGGAGAAGCTCGATGCGGTCCGGAAGCTGATTCCCTACATCAAGGTGGTGAAGCGGGAGAAGCTCGAACACCGTCTGACGAACAAGGCGGAGTACGAAGGGTTCTACACCCGGGAGGAGATCGAGGAGCTGTTCCGCGACGTGGCCTCCTACTACATCGACCCGGAGAAGTGCCAGGCGTGTATGACGTGCTTCAGGCGCTGCCCGGCCGAGGCGATCATCGGGGGGAAGAACCTGATCCATGTGATCGACCAGGACAAGTGCATCAAGTGCGGGACCTGCTACGAGGTCTGCCCCCCGCGCTTCGGCGCGGTGCAGAAGCTCGTCGGCGAGCCCGTACCGCCGCCGATCCCGGAGGAGAAGAGAAAAATCGTCAGAAAAGGCAAAGAGAAATAG